DNA sequence from the Thalassotalea sp. 273M-4 genome:
ACATGATTTTGAGGTCAGCATTAACCGCATCAGTAACCATACCTTAAATACCGAATTAGCTCGCTTTAATACTGAGCGCTTAAATAAACAGCTAGAAGACTTGAAAAAAGACACTCAACTAAAGGACTTACAAGTAAAAAGAGCTGCCGTTCAACGTAACATCATACTGATAGGGGCAATTTTATTGGTCTTTGTCGTATTGGCGATTTATCGGATGACGGTAGAACGTAAAGTAAAAACCAAACTGACAAAAAAAATGGCAAGGCAACAACAGAAAATTGAAGAGTTATCACAGCAGTTAAAAGAATACTCTCAATATCGCCCGATATAACCACTGAAATAACAAAATCGGCAGCACTTTTAGTTGCGACTTAATGTATTGCAAGTGAGGTGATTTTAAGTGTTTTTATATCTAAGCCAGGTATGTATGATCTGCGCTTAAAGTGTTGGCGCAGAAAAATGTGTCACTTGATTGTTCCGTTTCTTATAGTGATAAAATTATGCAGTTATTTTTTAGATGTTGTTTTGTATTTACCGTGCTAAGTGTGACCGCTTTGGCCTTAATGCCACTTGAAGGCACTATCGTGATAAAGGTGTGGGATAAATTAAATCATCTTGTCGCGTTTTCGGTATTAGCGGCCTTGTTGTATTTATCAAACTGGCTACGGGGCTGGCGCTATTTTACATTGTTACTTGGTTATGGGGTGTTAATTGAAGTGATGCAATCTTTTACCCCCCATAGATTTTTCTCAATTGCCGATATCGCTGCCGACTTAGTGGGGATAGCGCTTGGTTTTATCGCAATAAAATGGCTAGTAGGTCGATGTCAGAAGGGGAATTAAGACTCTCCCTGTAAGTGTTAGCTCCCTGCGCTCACCTTCTTTGTTATTGTAAATAAAAAACCCCTTAGATCTCTAAGGGGTTTTTAATGGCTAAAAGCGACTGCTTAAGTTAAATAACTTATTGAGTGTTACCTACTAATCCACGTCGCTCTAATAAATGAATTGGGTTTGGCTCTTTGCCACGAAAACGTTTGTACATTTCCATAGGGTCTTCTGTACCGCCACTTTCAAGTACATTTTCACGGTAACTGGTGGCCGTTGCTGGATCAAAAATACCTTTCTCTTTAAATACTTCCCAAGTGTCAGCATCAAAAATATTTGACCAGATGTAGCCGTAATAACCAGATGAGTACCCACCGGCAAAAATATGTGAGAAGTAGGTGGTGCGATAACGAGGGGCAATTTCTTTTATTAACCCCATGTCGGCTAACGCATCGGCTTCAAACTTATCCGCATCTTGAACTTGGGTCGTTTCAAGTGTGTGCCATTTTAAATCCAATAGCGCCGCTGCCATGTATTCTGTGGTAGCAAAACCTTGGTTAAACTTGCCTGAGGCTTGAATTTTTTCAACCATTTCCATTGGAATAACTTCACCCGTTTCGTAGTGTCGAGCAAAGTTAGCCAGAACTTGTGGTTCTGTCATCCAGTTTTCCATTACCTGAGAAGGGTATTCAACGTAATCTCGTGGTAAAGCCGTACCTGTTAATGAACGGTAATAACCATCAGATAATAAGCCTTGAATAGCATGACCAAATTCATGGAATAAGGTAGAGGCTTGATCAAAGGTTAATAAGACGGGTTTACCGTCAACAGGTGCAGGGTAGTTTAATACGTTATAAATGATTGGCTTAACTTCTTCACCATACATTTTATGTTGCTTACGGAAAGAGCTCATCCAGGCACCACCACGTTTTGATGG
Encoded proteins:
- a CDS encoding VanZ family protein encodes the protein MQLFFRCCFVFTVLSVTALALMPLEGTIVIKVWDKLNHLVAFSVLAALLYLSNWLRGWRYFTLLLGYGVLIEVMQSFTPHRFFSIADIAADLVGIALGFIAIKWLVGRCQKGN